In Populus nigra chromosome 1, ddPopNigr1.1, whole genome shotgun sequence, one genomic interval encodes:
- the LOC133701773 gene encoding uncharacterized protein LOC133701773: MEELGSVWGFEESFELKQKLVYTTIELDSLKVEANEGLRKHKEDVKQLINLLKIAYQERDEAKGQLQKLLNKLMLFSTSELLPILPQAQPETPLVIPAKANSSITESNSLSDTYNHQSHGSSPVESLIDAVTSPDFSSINMAESSHMGFVNKALVQEYDGSIPTGLVASAMAKIDPADIVIDNFVKGKALPQRGKLLQAVMETGPLLQTLLLAGPLPRWRNPPPLQQFKIPVSFNGFETPNLTANSSGLAQQPFPSPSNIGLSRGSSQMRSASMLDFATCASGSGIGNGCLLSSGDMHQIPARKRQRFQ, from the exons ATGGAGGAGTTGGGTTCTGTGTGGGGTTTTGAAGAG AGCTTTGAATTGAAGCAGAAGCTTGTATACACCACCATTGAATTAGATTCACTGAAAGTTGAAGCAAATGAAGGACTGAGGAAGCACAAGGAGGATGTTAAGCAATTAATTAATCTCCTAAAGATTGCTTACCAAGAAAGAGACGAGGCCAAAGGTCAACTGCAAAAACTGCTCAACAAACTTATGCTTTTCAGTACTTCTGAATTACTGCCCATTCTTCCTCAAGCACAACCGGAAACCCCCCTTGTGATTCCTGCTAAAGCAAATTCCAGTATAACTGAATCCAACAGTCTATCTGATACGTATAATCATCAATCACATGGCTCCTCCCCTGTGGAGTCCTTAATTGATGCAGTTACTTCACCAGATTTCTCCAGCATTAACATGGCAGAATCAAGTCACATGGGCTTTGTGAATAAGGCCTTGGTTCAAGAATATGATGGCTCTATACCAACAGGTTTAGTGGCTTCAGCAATGGCCAAGATTGATCCGGCCGATAttgtaattgataattttgtcaAAGGAAAAGCCTTACCACAGAGGGGAAAACTGTTGCAGGCTGTGATGGAGACTGGTCCTCTTCTTCAAACACTTCTTCTTGCAGGTCCACTTCCGCGGTGGAGAAATCCGCCTCCGCTGCAGCAGTTCAAGATTCCTGTTTCTTTTAACGGTTTTGAAACTCCAAACCTCACAGCAAATTCAAGCGGCCTTGCTCAACAACCATTTCCTTCCCCGTCAAATATTGGGTTGTCTCGTGGATCTTCTCAAATGCGTTCAGCTTCCATGTTAGATTTTGCTACTTGTGCTTCTGGTTCAGGTATAGGCAATGGATGTTTGTTAAGTTCTGGTGATATGCATCAAATTCCAGCTAGGAAGCGGCAAAGATTTCAATGA
- the LOC133678379 gene encoding monofunctional riboflavin biosynthesis protein RIBA 3, chloroplastic — MDCASLYTDLLVPHMVTSSSFRRLLETPRGIGIGADLFKHRLLSPTCWAIGGGSASDESFLKGSENGSLLGAFDESASAPFLTLDAEITPETIDFFVSDAEGDPDCPTEGYSSIEQALNTLREGKFVIVVDDENGDIEGNLIMAASLTSPQHVSFLIKNGSGIVSVGMKEEDLERLKLPLMSPETENEDSSAPTFTITVDAKSGTCTGVSASDRAKTVLALSSPETKPEDFRRPGHVFPLKYRNGGVLRRAGHTEASVDLVMLAGLPPVSVLSAIIDPEDGSMASLADIRKLAMEHNIPIISITDLIRYRRKREYLVERSAISRLPTKWGLFEAYCYRSKLDGTEHVAIVKGNIGDGQDVLVRVHSECLTGDIFGSARCDCGNQLDLAMQLIEQAGRGIVVYLRGHEGRGIGLGHKLRAYNLQDQGHDTVQANIELGLAVDAREYGIGAQILRDIGVRTMRLMTNNPAKFTGLKGYGLAVIGRVPVFTPITEENKRYLETKRTKMGHVYGSDIRGPLAGFINPTESSTGSPEEE, encoded by the exons ATGGACTGTGCCAGCCTATACACTGACCTCTTGGTTCCCCACATGGTCACGAGTTCAAG CTTTCGGAGACTTTTAGAGACTCCTCGTGGTATAGGAATAGGAGCCGACCTGTTCAAACACAGGCTGTTGAGTCCCACATGTTGGGCTATTGGGGGTGGAAGTGCGTCTGATGAGAGTTTTTTGAAGGGAAGTGAAAATGGGTCTCTGCTGGGAGCTTTTGATGAGTCTGCTTCAGCACCATTTCTGACACTTGATGCTGAAATTACTCCTGAAACCATTGATTTCTTCGTCAGTGACGCAGAGGGCGATCCTGACTGCCCAACCGAAGGGTACTCTTCAATTGAGCAGGCACTCAATACTTTACGTGAGGGAAAG TTTGTAATTGTTGTAGACGATGAAAATGGGGATATTGAAGGAAACCTTATCATGGCAGCATCTCTTACAAGTCCTCAGCATGTGTCATTTCTGATTAAGAATGGATCGGGAATTGTTTCGGTAGGCATGAAAGAGGAGGATCTTGAAAGACTTAAGCTTCCTCTGATGTCACCAGAGACAGAGAACGAAGATTCATCTGCCCCCACTTTCACAATCACTGTG GATGCAAAATCTGGAACATGTACTGGAGTATCAGCATCAGACAGGGCTAAGACTGTTCTTGCTCTTTCTTCTCCTGAGACCAAGCCTGAAGATTTTAGAAGGCCAGGCCATGTGTTTCCACTCAAGTATCGCAACGGTGGGGTTTTAAGAAGAGCTGGTCATACAGAGGCTTCTGTAGATTTGGTGATGTTGGCTGGGTTGCCACCAGTTTCTGTTCTTTCAGCAATTATTGATCCAGAAGACGGTTCTATGGCCTCTTTGGCTGATATAAGAAAGTTGGCAATGGAGCACAACATACCAATCATATCAATAACTGATTTAATAAG GTACCGGAGGAAGAGAGAATATCTAGTAGAGAGGAGTGCTATTTCTCGTCTACCTACTAAATGGGGTCTATTTGAAGCTTACTGCTACCGCTCAAAGCTAGATGGTACAGAACACGTAGCTATAGTCAAG GGAAATATTGGAGATGGACAGGATGTTTTAGTAAGAGTTCATTCAGAATGTTTGACAGGGGATATATTTGGATCAGCTCGTTGTGACTGTGGCAATCAGTTGGATTTGGCAATGCAGTTAATTGAGCAAGCTGGTAGAGGGATCGTTGTTTATCTTCGAGGCCATGAAGGAAGAGGAATCGGCCTTGGTCACAAACTTCGAGCCTACAATTTGCAGGATCAAGGTCATGACACGGTCCAGGCTAACATTGAACTCGGATTAGCTGTTGATGCACGCGAGTATGGCATTGGCGCTCAG ATTCTAAGAGACATTGGGGTCCGAACGATGCGCCTGATGACCAACAACCCCGCCAAGTTCACTGGTTTGAAGGGATATGGCTTGGCTGTTATCGGTAGGGTTCCTGTCTTCACACCCATTACAGAGGAAAATAAGAGGTACTTGGAAACCAAGCGTACAAAGATGGGTCATGTTTATGGCTCTGATATACGAGGACCCTTAGCTGGATTCATCAACCCAACTGAAAGTAGCACAGGCTCACCGGAGGAAGAGTGA
- the LOC133686544 gene encoding UDP-galactose/UDP-glucose transporter 5B → MTIAIAGMADSLLSGGVKENKLWKGVLAVAGIMTTLVIYGLLQEKIMRVPYGSNKEFFKYSLFLVFCNRITTSAVSAAALVASKKALNPVAPVYKYCLISISNILTTTCQYEALKYVSFPVQTLAKCAKMIPVMVWGTIIMQKRYKGMDYFLALLVTLGCSIFILFPAGNEISPYSRGRENTVWGVSLMLGYLGFDGFTSTFQDKLFKGYDMEIHNQIFYTTLCSCILSLTGLVLQGHLLPAIDFVFRHNDCFYDIALLSTVATASQFFISYTIRTFGALTFAAIMTTRQLVSIVLSCVWFAHPLSWEQWIGAVIVFGSLYARNLLKSTPSKLPPSEHTQNGASSPYEAKPLMQ, encoded by the exons ATGACCATTGCAATTGCTG GTATGGCCGATTCGTTATTATCAGGTGGCGTTAAAGAGAACAAGCTATGGAAAGGAGTCCTTGCTGTCGCCGGAATCATGACCACTCTTGTCATCTATGGTCttttacag GAAAAGATCATGAGAGTCCCATATGGGTCAAACAAGGAATTCTTTAAGTACTCgttgtttcttgttttctgCAACCGCATTACCACGTCTGCTGTCTCTGCTGCTGCTCTTGTC GCAAGTAAAAAAGCTTTGAATCCTGTTGCTCCTGTTTACAAGTACTGTCTCATATCAATATCCAACATACTGACCACAACTTGCCAGTATGAG GCGCTCAAGTATGTTAGTTTCCCTGTCCAGACACTCGCTAAGTGTGCCAAAATGATTCCTGTCATG GTATGGGGCACAATCATTATGCAAAAGAGATACAAAGGAATGGACTACTTTTTGGCTCTTCTAGTGACACTGGGCTGTTCAATTTTCATTCTATTTCCA GCAGGAAATGAGATCAGTCCATACAGCAGAGGAAGAGAAAACACTGTTTGGGGTGTTTCCCTGATGCTTGGTTATCTCGG TTTTGATGGCTTTACAAGCACGTTCCAAGATAAGCTATTTAAAGGTTATGATATGGAGATTCACAATCAAATTTTCTATACAACATTGTGTTCTTGCATTCTCAGCTTGACAG GCCTTGTATTACAAGGACATCTTCTTCCAGCCATAGATTTTGTGTTCCGCCATAATGATTGTTTCTATGACATTGCATTGCTTTCCACC GTAGCAACTGCTAGCCAGTTCTTCATTTCTTACACAATCCGCACATTTGGTGCTCTAACATTTGCTGCTATAATGACCACAAGACAG TTGGTGAGCATTGTGCTATCATGTGTGTGGTTCGCCCATCCTCTTAGCTGGGAACAATGGATTGGAGCT GTTATCGTCTTTGGTTCTCTGTATGCAAGAAACTTGTTGAAAAGCACACCTTCGAAGCTTCCACCTTCCGAGCATACTCAAAATGGAGCGTCTAGTCCCTATGAAGCAAAACCCTTGATGCAGTGA
- the LOC133701384 gene encoding protein SODIUM POTASSIUM ROOT DEFECTIVE 2, which yields MKMMDLFCASPASTAICSSLDHRSIVRHGTRPLDRKSSKSDYTPACSSELPPSPCSPYSRKSSAKQRDLYRKSSAEDSRSVISSVKQSYLRRKSSADISDLQSRPVPGSSSRHLLVSDTAPYIDWISESGHHEVPAMAPSIQHANPRLTNSLIDFPARRSSSLVCSRDWISEADNVSDTGNKPSHMSSNDSPALRSSSSTCSRHQVVVLRVSIHCKGCEGKVRKHISKMEGVTSFSIDFATKKVTIIGDVTPLGVLASVSKVKNAQLWPSATTSPSPSPLP from the exons ATGAAAATGATGGATCTTTTCTGTGCTTCTCCAGCTTCCACAGCCATTTGCTCAAGCCTAGACCATCGTTCCATAGTGCGTCATGGAACGAGACCTCTTGATAGGAAGAGTTCTAAATCTGATTATACACCAGCTTGTTCATCTGAGTTGCCCCCCAGCCCCTGCAGTCCTTATAGCAGGAAAAGTTCTGCTAAGCAAAGAGATTTATATAGGAAAAGCTCCGCTGAAGATAGTAGATCGGTGATCAGTTCTGTTAAGCAGAGTTATTTACGTAGAAAAAGCTCTGCTGATATAAGTGATCTGCAAAGTCGCCCTGTACCAGGTTCCTCCTCCAGGCACCTCCTTGTAAGCGATACAGCTCCTTATATCGATTGGATTTCGGAGTCTGGTCATCATGAAGTCCCTGCAATGGCTCCTAGCATTCAGCATGCAAACCCGAGGCTTACAAATAGCTTGATTGATTTTCCTGCACGGAGATCTTCTTCTTTGGTTTGCTCTCGTGACTGGATTTCAGAGGCTGACAACGTGTCTGACACTGGAAATAAACCCAGTCATATGAGCTCAAATGATTCTCCTGCTTTAAGATCTTCTTCCTCAACATGCTCCCGTCATCAG GTTGTGGTTTTGAGGGTTTCTATTCATTGCAAAGGATGCGAAGGAAAAGTGAGGAAACATATCTCCAAAATGGAAG GAGTTACATCCTTCAGCATAGATTTTGCGACAAAGAAAGTTACGATCATAGGGGATGTGACCCCTTTAGGCGTCCTTGCAAGCGTCTCCAAAGTGAAGAATGCACAGCTGTGGCCATCTGCAACAACATCGCCTTCGCCATCCCCACTCCCTTGA